One region of Catenuloplanes indicus genomic DNA includes:
- a CDS encoding DUF5682 family protein, with protein sequence MITFIGVRHHSPACARLVRETIEDLRPAYVLVEGPAEMNARIGELLLGHELPIAVFSSYRDGERHHASWAPFCDYSPEWAALTAGRAAGAELRFIDLPAWHPAFAERRNRYADADQRYADVIDRLCREFAVDNVDTLWDHLFEIPDPDGIADRLAAYFDLIRGETEGGAGEDDEAREAYMASWIRRTRREAGDRPIVVVTGGFHRPALVRLAVLPGDDDPVEHALPADAAGGSYLVPYSFRRLDSFDGYQSGMPSPAYYQRLFEEGPEAAADHLLATVAGRLRERKQRLSTADLIAASASAEGLALVRGHRHRSRTDVLDGLASALLDEALDVALPWSTRGTPAPGTHPVVVEMVAALSGDRVGRLHPDTPAPPLVHHATAELERHGLDRDGNRRLDLARDGDREVSRVLHRLRLLNVPGFTRHSGPRTGIDPEPVEEWSITRDDRRLPALIEAGGYGATIGEAAGATLAERVTLVGGDVEQLAGVLFDAALAGVPELSAQVLDAIDRAVGGTPEMGPLGRVLEVVLALWRHDRLLGTAGSAPLGTVITASVARILWLAEGVRGGAAPADLPRIAALASVRDALVHAGTALDLDRGAALGVAARLALSSEAPPDLRGAGFGFGWSLGADQAGDPVRAVRGAFTPSSAGDWLAGLFALAREEVLQAGGVLDVLDEAMDAMGDDDFLIALPALRQAFEFFPPRERDTIARHLLARRGIAGDSRALLRLHAAPELVAAGAELDGRVADLLNREGLITT encoded by the coding sequence ATGATCACGTTCATCGGCGTCCGGCACCACAGTCCTGCGTGCGCGCGCCTGGTCCGGGAGACGATCGAGGACCTGCGACCCGCGTACGTGCTGGTCGAGGGCCCGGCGGAGATGAACGCGCGGATCGGTGAGCTGCTGCTCGGGCACGAACTGCCGATCGCGGTGTTCAGCAGCTACCGGGACGGCGAGCGGCACCACGCGTCCTGGGCGCCGTTCTGCGACTACTCGCCGGAGTGGGCCGCGCTGACCGCAGGGCGCGCGGCCGGCGCCGAGCTGCGCTTCATCGACCTGCCCGCGTGGCACCCGGCGTTCGCGGAGCGGCGCAACCGGTACGCGGACGCGGACCAGCGGTACGCGGACGTGATCGACCGGCTCTGCCGCGAGTTCGCGGTGGACAACGTGGACACGCTCTGGGACCACCTGTTCGAGATCCCGGACCCGGACGGGATCGCGGACCGGCTGGCCGCCTACTTCGACCTGATCCGGGGCGAGACCGAGGGCGGCGCGGGCGAGGACGACGAGGCGCGCGAGGCGTACATGGCGTCCTGGATCCGCCGAACCCGCAGGGAGGCCGGTGACCGCCCGATCGTGGTGGTGACCGGCGGCTTCCACCGGCCCGCACTGGTCCGGCTGGCCGTGCTGCCCGGCGACGACGACCCGGTCGAGCACGCGCTCCCGGCGGACGCGGCCGGTGGCAGCTACCTGGTGCCGTACTCGTTCCGGCGCCTCGACTCGTTCGACGGCTACCAGTCGGGCATGCCGTCCCCGGCGTACTATCAGCGGCTCTTCGAGGAGGGACCGGAGGCCGCGGCGGACCACCTGCTGGCGACCGTGGCCGGCCGGCTGCGCGAGCGTAAGCAGCGGCTCTCCACCGCGGACCTGATCGCCGCGTCAGCGTCCGCGGAAGGGCTGGCGCTGGTGCGCGGGCACCGGCACCGATCCCGGACCGACGTGCTGGACGGGCTCGCGTCCGCGCTGCTGGACGAGGCGCTGGACGTGGCGCTGCCCTGGTCGACGCGCGGCACACCGGCGCCCGGTACGCACCCGGTGGTGGTGGAGATGGTCGCGGCGCTCAGCGGCGACCGGGTCGGCAGGCTGCACCCCGACACGCCCGCGCCGCCGCTGGTGCACCACGCCACCGCGGAGCTGGAGCGGCACGGACTGGACCGGGACGGCAACCGCCGCCTCGACCTGGCCCGGGACGGTGACCGCGAGGTCAGCCGGGTGCTGCACCGGCTGCGGCTGCTGAACGTGCCCGGCTTCACCCGGCACTCCGGCCCTCGGACCGGCATCGACCCGGAGCCGGTCGAGGAGTGGTCGATCACCCGTGACGACCGGCGGCTGCCCGCGCTGATCGAGGCCGGCGGGTACGGCGCGACGATCGGCGAGGCGGCCGGTGCGACGCTGGCCGAGCGCGTCACGCTGGTCGGCGGCGACGTGGAACAGCTGGCTGGCGTGCTCTTCGACGCCGCGCTGGCCGGCGTCCCGGAGCTGTCCGCGCAGGTGCTCGACGCGATCGACCGCGCGGTCGGCGGCACGCCGGAGATGGGACCGCTCGGCCGGGTGCTGGAGGTGGTGCTCGCGCTGTGGCGGCACGACCGGCTGCTCGGCACTGCCGGCAGCGCACCGCTCGGCACCGTGATCACCGCGTCGGTGGCCCGGATTCTCTGGCTGGCCGAGGGCGTCCGCGGTGGCGCCGCGCCTGCGGATCTGCCGCGGATCGCCGCGCTGGCGTCGGTGCGGGACGCGCTGGTGCACGCCGGGACCGCGCTGGACCTGGACCGGGGCGCGGCGCTGGGCGTGGCCGCGCGGCTGGCGCTGAGCTCGGAGGCACCGCCGGACCTGCGTGGCGCCGGCTTCGGGTTCGGCTGGTCGCTGGGCGCGGACCAGGCCGGTGACCCGGTCCGGGCGGTGCGCGGCGCGTTCACGCCGTCGTCCGCCGGTGACTGGCTGGCCGGGCTGTTCGCGCTGGCCCGCGAGGAGGTGCTGCAGGCCGGTGGCGTCCTGGACGTGCTGGACGAGGCGATGGACGCGATGGGCGACGACGACTTCCTGATCGCGCTGCCCGCGCTGCGGCAGGCGTTCGAGTTCTTCCCGCCGCGCGAACGGGACACGATCGCGCGGCACCTGCTGGCCCGGCGCGGGATCGCCGGGGACAGCCGTGCGCTGCTGCGCCTGCACGCCGCGCCGGAACTGGTCGCGGCCGGCGCCGAGCTGGACGGCCGGGTCGCGGACCTGCTGAACCGGGAAGGGCTGATCACCACGTGA
- a CDS encoding ATP-binding protein, whose product MQRPPAEVRYADELRRLRDTDSDPRPPGWALSLRAARRFIIGDERHGISRKFVGDPSLIDRALVSLATSRGLMLVGEPGTAKSLLSELLAAAVSGDSTLTIQGGAATTEDQIKYSWNYAMLVADGPSTRSLVPAPLLRGMAEGKVVRFEEITRCPLEVQDCLLSPLSDRVLAVPELTGPDAMVFATEGFNIIATANTRDRGVNEMSSALKRRFNFETVFPIADLATELSLVEAEASALLRRSGVTAAPHRDVLEVLVTTFRELRVGQTARGDSMDKLTSVMSTAEAVSVAHAVGLRGWFLRGEAGTAEDVVSCLAGTAAKDSTEDLAKLRRYLEQQARGRKGAAWKALYDARHVLPG is encoded by the coding sequence ATGCAGCGTCCACCGGCCGAGGTTCGGTACGCGGACGAGCTGCGGCGGTTGCGGGACACGGACTCCGATCCGCGCCCGCCGGGCTGGGCACTGAGCCTGCGCGCCGCACGCCGGTTCATCATCGGCGACGAGCGGCACGGCATCTCCCGCAAGTTCGTCGGCGACCCGTCGCTGATCGACCGGGCACTGGTCAGCCTGGCCACCAGCCGCGGCCTGATGCTGGTCGGCGAGCCCGGCACCGCGAAGTCGCTGCTGTCCGAGCTGCTCGCGGCCGCGGTCTCCGGCGACTCCACGCTGACCATCCAGGGCGGCGCCGCCACCACGGAAGACCAGATCAAGTACTCGTGGAACTACGCGATGCTGGTCGCGGACGGGCCGTCGACCCGTTCGCTGGTCCCGGCGCCGCTGCTGCGCGGCATGGCCGAGGGCAAGGTGGTCCGGTTCGAGGAGATCACCCGGTGCCCGCTGGAGGTGCAGGACTGCCTGCTCTCGCCGCTCTCCGACCGGGTGCTGGCCGTGCCGGAACTGACCGGGCCGGACGCGATGGTGTTCGCGACCGAGGGCTTCAACATCATCGCCACCGCGAACACGCGCGACCGCGGCGTCAACGAGATGAGCTCCGCGCTGAAGCGCCGCTTCAACTTCGAGACGGTCTTCCCGATCGCGGACCTGGCCACCGAGCTTTCGCTGGTCGAGGCGGAGGCGTCCGCGCTGCTGCGGCGCTCCGGCGTGACCGCCGCGCCGCACCGGGACGTGCTGGAGGTGCTGGTCACCACGTTCCGGGAGCTGCGCGTCGGGCAGACCGCGCGCGGCGACTCGATGGACAAGCTGACGTCCGTGATGAGCACGGCGGAGGCGGTTTCGGTGGCGCACGCGGTCGGGCTGCGCGGCTGGTTCCTGCGCGGCGAGGCCGGCACCGCCGAGGACGTGGTCTCCTGCCTGGCCGGCACCGCGGCGAAGGACAGCACGGAGGACCTGGCCAAGCTGCGGCGGTACCTGGAGCAGCAGGCCCGCGGTCGCAAGGGCGCGGCGTGGAAGGCGCTCTACGACGCCCGGCACGTGCTCCCCGGATGA
- a CDS encoding DUF4132 domain-containing protein, with the protein MTAPALPDEDTFVVQPAWLRYRYARRGEPGLKPRVPDGQKARAAVAEFASAMPGRVRTMLEHPLTDPAIAEAGLAFHLGQPDPSPIGAAASAQGWYRVLSYSHHEKLPLLADLWLAEHGLRFAVRAVVELFSMTVSKPYESVSPLIFTDVVDQRFRMHQRPLLDLAARVRHALATAPEEEYREIVAVLAAQRDSTVLRRVATSFLAPTEASWVEADTAEIVATGSGELALIALTTVTTREQVELIIPPVQPWWMLQNPALLYTFLIGTRAGAFPALRVWALTNLDAAEYAKRFLPALGAVPTDEAFQALLDRVDERFVLPEVQAAAGRFPARAIRLLALQPPAKRTLAELLNAVVLANQRLAIDLLGTLPEASASRVRDLLDRAADVAEAPAGSLPPLLVSPPWSVKRTIRKPKVITGLVCDDPVALDWASGEADAWSKVRLEESSWAVNQDWAAILAAAKKGRNSWYNSGPFFAFAPLSMTLPAIGRWQPRDLWEPGDLMRVVVARHGIVAYPAALFAAQGMPQAAAALLPFTSPEVATLMADRYARLKSVRSIALAWLQRHPVSGARALIPAAVGKPGPERRNAERALLAIVAAGYADEVRMAARSYGEEVATEIEPLITTDPLDRLPAKIPVVPDWADAAMLPRLQTGAGALPLDSVRHVLTMLAMSRLAEPYPGLDVVKGVVDRRGLAEFGWALFRRWQAAGMPAKEAWAFEALAHVGDDDVVRGLTPLIRAWPGEGGHTRAVTGLEILSTIGTDVALMHLHGIAQKVKFKGLKDRANEKMAEVAAALKLRPEQLADRLLPDFGLDGSGSLTLDYGSRRFVVGFDEQLKPFVREAASVRSGVDGGVAAGEGGKTLKALPKPGVKDDAELAPEAYRRFSGLKKDVRTVAGDQIRRLETAMVNGRRWSGAEFAQYLVGHPLLVHIVRRLVWGVYDERGALTATLRVAEDRTFAGVDDEPVTVAESAVLGVVHPITLGDALPRWAEVFADYELLQPFPQLGREIFRLEPAEREQTELLRFKNVKVPTTKLLGLERRGWRRGDVGDGGHQGWFERDLTDDLMMMVYMDPGMAVGAVDYFPEQRLDQVAAHGPGAYWQRDRKSTKLGELDEITISEIIRDLNEVTA; encoded by the coding sequence ATGACCGCACCTGCGTTGCCGGACGAGGACACGTTCGTCGTGCAGCCGGCGTGGCTCCGCTACCGCTATGCCCGTCGTGGTGAGCCCGGCCTGAAGCCGCGTGTCCCGGACGGGCAGAAGGCGCGGGCCGCCGTCGCGGAGTTCGCCAGCGCGATGCCTGGGCGGGTCCGCACGATGCTGGAGCACCCGCTCACCGATCCGGCGATTGCCGAGGCCGGGTTGGCGTTCCACCTCGGGCAGCCGGATCCGAGCCCGATCGGCGCCGCCGCGTCCGCGCAGGGGTGGTATCGGGTGCTGAGCTACAGCCACCACGAGAAGCTTCCGCTTCTCGCGGACCTGTGGCTCGCCGAGCACGGCCTGCGGTTTGCGGTCCGGGCGGTCGTCGAGCTCTTCTCGATGACCGTCAGCAAGCCGTACGAGTCGGTCAGTCCGTTGATCTTCACAGACGTCGTCGACCAGCGGTTCCGGATGCATCAGCGGCCGCTGCTCGACCTCGCCGCCCGGGTCCGGCACGCGTTGGCGACCGCGCCCGAGGAGGAGTACCGGGAGATCGTGGCGGTGCTGGCGGCGCAGCGGGATTCGACGGTGCTGCGCCGGGTCGCCACGTCGTTCCTGGCGCCGACCGAGGCCTCGTGGGTCGAGGCGGACACCGCGGAGATCGTCGCGACCGGCTCCGGCGAGCTGGCGCTGATCGCGCTCACGACCGTCACGACCAGGGAGCAGGTCGAGCTGATCATCCCGCCGGTCCAGCCGTGGTGGATGCTGCAGAACCCGGCGCTGCTCTACACGTTCCTGATCGGCACTCGCGCCGGCGCCTTCCCCGCCCTGCGGGTCTGGGCGCTGACGAACCTGGACGCCGCGGAGTACGCGAAGCGTTTCCTCCCCGCGCTCGGTGCGGTCCCCACGGATGAGGCCTTCCAGGCGCTGCTGGACCGGGTGGACGAGCGTTTCGTGCTGCCCGAGGTCCAGGCCGCGGCAGGCCGGTTCCCCGCGCGGGCGATCCGGCTGCTGGCGCTCCAGCCGCCGGCCAAGCGCACGCTCGCCGAGCTGCTGAACGCGGTGGTTCTGGCGAATCAGCGGCTGGCCATCGATCTGCTGGGCACGCTGCCGGAGGCGTCGGCGAGCCGGGTGCGCGACCTGCTGGACCGTGCCGCGGACGTCGCCGAGGCACCGGCCGGCTCGCTGCCGCCGTTGCTGGTCAGCCCGCCCTGGTCGGTGAAGCGCACGATCCGCAAGCCGAAGGTGATCACCGGTCTGGTCTGCGACGACCCGGTCGCGCTGGACTGGGCGTCCGGCGAGGCCGATGCCTGGTCGAAGGTGCGGCTCGAGGAGTCGTCCTGGGCCGTGAACCAGGACTGGGCGGCGATCCTCGCCGCGGCCAAGAAAGGCCGCAACAGCTGGTACAACAGCGGCCCGTTCTTCGCCTTCGCCCCGCTGTCGATGACGCTGCCGGCGATCGGGCGATGGCAACCGCGCGACCTGTGGGAACCCGGCGATCTCATGCGGGTCGTGGTGGCCCGGCACGGCATCGTGGCGTACCCGGCCGCGCTCTTCGCCGCGCAGGGTATGCCGCAGGCCGCGGCCGCGCTGCTGCCGTTCACGTCGCCCGAGGTGGCGACGCTGATGGCGGATCGGTACGCGCGGCTCAAGTCGGTGCGGTCGATCGCCCTCGCCTGGCTGCAACGCCACCCGGTCTCCGGTGCGCGGGCGCTGATCCCGGCTGCGGTCGGCAAGCCCGGGCCGGAGCGGCGGAACGCGGAGCGGGCGCTGCTGGCGATCGTCGCCGCCGGGTATGCGGACGAGGTGCGGATGGCCGCCCGGTCGTACGGCGAGGAGGTCGCGACCGAGATCGAACCGCTGATCACGACGGACCCGCTGGACCGGCTGCCGGCGAAGATCCCGGTGGTGCCGGACTGGGCGGACGCCGCGATGCTGCCCCGGTTGCAGACCGGAGCGGGCGCGCTGCCGCTCGACTCGGTGCGGCACGTGCTGACCATGCTGGCCATGTCGCGCCTCGCCGAGCCGTACCCCGGTCTGGATGTGGTGAAGGGTGTGGTGGATCGGCGGGGCCTGGCCGAGTTCGGGTGGGCGCTGTTCCGGCGCTGGCAGGCAGCCGGTATGCCGGCGAAGGAGGCGTGGGCGTTCGAGGCTCTGGCGCACGTCGGCGACGACGACGTGGTGCGCGGCCTGACGCCGCTGATCCGGGCCTGGCCGGGCGAGGGCGGGCACACGCGCGCGGTCACCGGCCTGGAGATCCTTTCGACGATCGGTACAGACGTGGCGCTGATGCACCTGCACGGCATCGCGCAGAAGGTGAAGTTCAAGGGTCTCAAGGACCGGGCGAACGAGAAGATGGCCGAGGTCGCGGCCGCGCTGAAATTGCGCCCGGAACAGCTCGCCGACCGGCTGCTGCCCGACTTCGGGCTGGACGGTTCCGGCAGTCTCACGCTCGACTACGGGTCGCGCCGCTTCGTGGTCGGCTTCGACGAGCAGCTGAAGCCGTTCGTCCGAGAGGCGGCCTCGGTCCGGTCGGGGGTGGACGGCGGGGTGGCAGCCGGGGAGGGCGGCAAGACGCTCAAGGCGCTGCCGAAGCCGGGTGTCAAGGACGACGCCGAGCTCGCGCCGGAGGCGTACCGCCGGTTCTCGGGCTTGAAAAAGGATGTTCGCACGGTCGCCGGTGACCAGATCCGGCGCCTGGAGACCGCCATGGTGAACGGCCGGCGCTGGAGCGGTGCGGAGTTCGCGCAGTACCTGGTCGGGCATCCGCTGCTGGTGCACATCGTGCGCCGGCTCGTGTGGGGCGTCTACGACGAGCGCGGCGCGCTGACCGCCACGCTGCGGGTGGCGGAGGACCGCACGTTCGCCGGCGTGGATGATGAGCCGGTGACCGTGGCCGAGAGCGCCGTGCTCGGCGTCGTGCACCCGATCACGCTCGGCGACGCGCTGCCGCGCTGGGCCGAGGTCTTCGCCGACTACGAACTGCTGCAACCGTTCCCGCAGCTCGGGCGCGAGATCTTCCGGCTGGAGCCGGCCGAGCGGGAGCAGACCGAGCTGCTGCGCTTCAAGAACGTCAAGGTGCCGACCACGAAGCTGCTCGGGCTCGAACGGCGCGGCTGGCGGCGCGGCGACGTCGGCGACGGCGGCCATCAGGGCTGGTTCGAACGCGACCTGACCGACGACCTGATGATGATGGTCTACATGGACCCGGGCATGGCGGTCGGCGCGGTCGACTACTTCCCGGAGCAGCGCCTGGACCAGGTCGCCGCGCACGGCCCCGGTGCCTACTGGCAGCGGGACAGGAAGTCCACGAAGCTGGGTGAGCTCGACGAGATCACGATCTCCGAGATCATCCGCGATCTGAACGAGGTGACCGCGTGA